From the genome of Xiphophorus hellerii strain 12219 chromosome 11, Xiphophorus_hellerii-4.1, whole genome shotgun sequence, one region includes:
- the grxcr2 gene encoding glutaredoxin domain-containing cysteine-rich protein 2 isoform X2, which yields MSSAMEEFQRKLNQRYEGTKPRKVRFKLASSYSGRVLKHVYEDGQELESPEEKYPHSFIHRKIPPSHLEMEQFCSFEETNRDEQGFYPTTGLIAQRINVYRGLRNYKPAGGQTVDTEGDSKSSVLDFGKIIIYTSNLRIIRAPPKKPEMMRQHSIPPVELEGCPKARDRESRKRAKALKAQEDLEKEENGIENEDTKETDSCQHCGGSGCAPCSLCHGSKLSMLANRFNESISDLRCQACYPDGLERCQSCSSK from the exons ATG TCATCTGCCATGGAGGAATTTCAAAGGAAGCTGAACCAGCGCTATGAAGGCACCAAGCCCAGAAAG GTGAGATTCAAGCTAGCATCCTCCTACAGTGGTCGGGTGCTGAAACACGTGTATGAGGACGGTCAGGAGCTGGAAAGTCCAGAGGAAAAATACCCTCACAGCTTTATCCACCGTAAAATTCCACCCAGCCACCTTGAGATGGAGCAGTTTTGCAGCTTTGAGGAGACTAATAGGGACGAACAAG GTTTCTATCCAACAACAGGACTCATTGCCCAAAGAATAAATGTATACAGAGGGCTGAGAAACTACAAGCCTGCAGGTGGCCAGACTGTGGATACAGAGGGTGACAGCAAG TCCTCAGTTTTGGACTTTGGCAAAATAATCATCTACACCAGCAATCTCCGCATAATAAGAGCACCACCAAAGAAGCCTGAAATGATGCGGCAGCACTCCATCCCTCCAGTGGAGTTGGAGGGATGTCCAAAGGCCAGGGATAGGGAAAGTCGGAAGAGGGCTAAAGCTCTTAAGGCCCAGGAGGATCTGGAAAAAGAGGAGAATGGGATCGAAAATGAAGATACCAAG GAGACCGACAGCTGCCAGCATTGTGGTGGTTCAGGCTGCGCTCCGTGCTCCCTGTGTCATGGCAGCAAGCTGTCCATGCTAGCGAACCGCTTCAATGAGTCCATCAGTGATCTACGTTGCCAAGCCTGCTACCCCGATGGTCTGGAGAGGTGCCAGTCCTGCTCCAGTAAATAG
- the grxcr2 gene encoding glutaredoxin domain-containing cysteine-rich protein 2 isoform X1, with protein sequence MLLQLMVCSKSSAMEEFQRKLNQRYEGTKPRKVRFKLASSYSGRVLKHVYEDGQELESPEEKYPHSFIHRKIPPSHLEMEQFCSFEETNRDEQGFYPTTGLIAQRINVYRGLRNYKPAGGQTVDTEGDSKSSVLDFGKIIIYTSNLRIIRAPPKKPEMMRQHSIPPVELEGCPKARDRESRKRAKALKAQEDLEKEENGIENEDTKETDSCQHCGGSGCAPCSLCHGSKLSMLANRFNESISDLRCQACYPDGLERCQSCSSK encoded by the exons ATGTTACTTCAGCTGATGGTGTGTTCAAAG TCATCTGCCATGGAGGAATTTCAAAGGAAGCTGAACCAGCGCTATGAAGGCACCAAGCCCAGAAAG GTGAGATTCAAGCTAGCATCCTCCTACAGTGGTCGGGTGCTGAAACACGTGTATGAGGACGGTCAGGAGCTGGAAAGTCCAGAGGAAAAATACCCTCACAGCTTTATCCACCGTAAAATTCCACCCAGCCACCTTGAGATGGAGCAGTTTTGCAGCTTTGAGGAGACTAATAGGGACGAACAAG GTTTCTATCCAACAACAGGACTCATTGCCCAAAGAATAAATGTATACAGAGGGCTGAGAAACTACAAGCCTGCAGGTGGCCAGACTGTGGATACAGAGGGTGACAGCAAG TCCTCAGTTTTGGACTTTGGCAAAATAATCATCTACACCAGCAATCTCCGCATAATAAGAGCACCACCAAAGAAGCCTGAAATGATGCGGCAGCACTCCATCCCTCCAGTGGAGTTGGAGGGATGTCCAAAGGCCAGGGATAGGGAAAGTCGGAAGAGGGCTAAAGCTCTTAAGGCCCAGGAGGATCTGGAAAAAGAGGAGAATGGGATCGAAAATGAAGATACCAAG GAGACCGACAGCTGCCAGCATTGTGGTGGTTCAGGCTGCGCTCCGTGCTCCCTGTGTCATGGCAGCAAGCTGTCCATGCTAGCGAACCGCTTCAATGAGTCCATCAGTGATCTACGTTGCCAAGCCTGCTACCCCGATGGTCTGGAGAGGTGCCAGTCCTGCTCCAGTAAATAG